Genomic window (Streptomyces liliiviolaceus):
GGACCGACCCCGAGTTGTCGTTCCGGCTCGCGGCGCGGGCCAAGAAGGCGAACCGGGACATCTGCCGGTTCGAGGTGCACTCGGACCGGCACGCGCTGCACGCGTTCCGCGACGAAGTGCACGCGCTCGCCGAGGACTTCGTGATGGGGGCGCTGTTCGGGCGGGCGTTCTCGCGCCCCGTGGAGGACGCGCTCGCGGCTCCGCCGCCGCTGGGCCTGCGGATGCCGCTCGCGTCCGGTTTCGGACGGTCGCTCCGGCGCTAGGTCCTGGAGGAGATTGTCTGCGCGGTGTTCCTGCCGCTGGTGCGCCGAGCCGCGGAACAGTGGGAAGAACGGCGGTGGAATTCTTCATTCAGCAGGCATGTACTTCTTTGCCGAGCAATTCCGCTCCCCCCGTCCATCGACAGGACCTGCGCAAACGCCGGCCGAAGCCGTTGCGCGGAAATGACGGATCCTGTCAAACTGACGCCGGAAACCGTCCATTTGGAGGGGTGTCTGGTGGGGGAACGGCCCGACGACCGACACAGACGACGGCTCGCCTCATGAGCCCTGTTCTGGACACCGCGTCCATGCCGCCGCAGGACCGGGAGGAAGTGGTCCGGCACGCGGTGTGGGAATCCGTGGTGGCGGTCGACATCGACCATCCCGTCCCGGCGGAGGACATCTCCGTCCGCATCGGGCTCGGCACCTTCGGGCCCCTCAGGGTCCTTTCGGCGCGGGCGACCGCGGTCACCGTCCGCCGGACCGAGCAACTGGCCCGGAAGGACGAGGAACCGCTCGTCTTCCTCGGTCTGCAGATGACGGGCACCAGCCTGGTGGTGCAGAACGGCCGCGAATGCCTGCTGGGGCCGGGAGACTTCGCCGTGTACGAATCGGTCGCTCCCTACACGCTCCTCTTCGACGAGGGGGTCGACCACCACTTCTTCCGTCTCCCCCGCGCCGCGCTCGCGCTCCCCGAGCGGCTGTTACGGGACGTCACCGCGGTCACCCTGGGCCCCGGCAATCCCGTCGCGCGCCTCGCCTCCACCTACTTCTCCAGGCTGGCCGCCGACGACACCCTGCAGCAGGGCGCGCACGCGGACGCCGTCGTGGAACCGAGCATCGAACTGCTCCGGGCCGTCCTGGCGTCCCAGCACGGTGACGCCCGCCGGGCCAGGGAGCCGCTGGAGGCGACACTGAGCCTGCGGATCACCCACTGGATCCGGGCGCACCTGGCCGACCCCGACCTGTCGGCGGCACGGATCGCCGCCGCGCACGGAATCTCCGTACGCCATCTCTACGCCGTGCTGTCCCGGTCGGGCATCAGCCTCGGAGACTGGATCCGCGCACTCCGCCTGGCCGAATGCAGACGGGAGCTGGCCGGCCCGAGCGGCCGGCTGCGGACCGTCGCGGCGATCGGCCGACGATGGGGCTTCGTGGACGCGACCCACTTCAGCAAGGTGTTCAAGCGGGCCTACGGGATCTCGCCCCGGGCCTGGCGCGACCAGAACGGCCCCGGCGGCCCGCGCCTCTCCGGGTGAGGGCTGCCGTACGACCGCGGTCGTACGGCAGCCGGAGCGGACTACGGCCTCAGCACTGGCGCAGGCCGGACGCCGGGTCCTGACCGGTCTTCAGCGAGACGGCCGGGACGTTGCCCCAGGCGCCGTTGTCGAGCTGGGTCCAGTACCAGATGTCGTTCTGGCCCTGGTGCGGGTCGCCGTGGCCCCAGCACACGAACCAGTTGAACCCGGTGTTGAGCGTGCCGCGGGTGGCCGAGCGGTAGGAGCGGTCCGCGTAGCCCTTCGCGCCCACGGTGTTGCCGCAGTACAGACGGCCGTCGGAGCGGACCCCGCACTCGGCGGCGTGGGCGGTGGTGGCGGGCACGAAGAGTGCCAGCAGGGCGGTGGCGATCAGAGCGCCCAATGTCCTGGTCATGCGCGAGGTATTCATGATCCGTCCAACGGCCCGGCCGGGGCGAGGTAACGACCGGTCCCGGCCACCGTGGCGGAGCGAAACCGGCCCCCTCACTCCGGGAGCAGATTGCCCCTTCTCGACAGCAGGAACTTCTTGAAGGCCGCCACCGGGGGTGTGTCCGGGTGGCCGTCCAGCCAGGCGACCCCGATCTCGCGGGCCGCGCGGGGGGCGGTGACCGTCAGTTCCACCACGCCCGGGCGGGGGACGGCCGGCGGCGGCAGGAGGGCCACGCCCAGGCCCGCCGCCACCAGGCCGCGCAGGGTCTCGGCCTCCTCGCCCTCGAAGGCGATCCGGGGGCGGAAGCCCGCCTGCCGGCAGAGGTCGTCGGTGATGCGGCGCAGGCCGTAGCCCGGTTCCAGGGTCACGAAAGCCTCGTCGGCGGCCTCGGCGAGACGGATACGGCGGCGCGAGGCCAGGCGGTGGTCGGCCGGGACCACCAGGCGGAGCTTCTGCTCGTCCAGACGGCGGCCCACCAGGTCGGGGGCGTCCGGGACGGGGGACGTGAGGCAGAGGTCGAGTTCGCCGGAGCGCAGGCGCTCGATCATCGCCTCGCCGTAGTTCTGGACGAGGCTGAAGCGCACGCGGGGATGGTCGACGCGGAAGGCCCGGATCAGCGCCGGGACCGTCTCGGAGCCCATGGTGTGCAGAAAGCCGAAGGCGACCTTGCCGGTGGTGGGGTCGGCGTCGGCCCGTACCTCGTCGGCGGCCCGCTCGATCTCGGCGAGCGCCCGTTCGACGGAACCGAGGAACGTGCGGCCGGCCG
Coding sequences:
- a CDS encoding AraC-like ligand-binding domain-containing protein translates to MSPVLDTASMPPQDREEVVRHAVWESVVAVDIDHPVPAEDISVRIGLGTFGPLRVLSARATAVTVRRTEQLARKDEEPLVFLGLQMTGTSLVVQNGRECLLGPGDFAVYESVAPYTLLFDEGVDHHFFRLPRAALALPERLLRDVTAVTLGPGNPVARLASTYFSRLAADDTLQQGAHADAVVEPSIELLRAVLASQHGDARRAREPLEATLSLRITHWIRAHLADPDLSAARIAAAHGISVRHLYAVLSRSGISLGDWIRALRLAECRRELAGPSGRLRTVAAIGRRWGFVDATHFSKVFKRAYGISPRAWRDQNGPGGPRLSG
- a CDS encoding LysR family transcriptional regulator, with the translated sequence MMHQQRSEGRLSPSGDTEDIVAVLAPRLAYFAGVARTEHVTRAAQEMQVPQSTLSRAMVRLEQDLGVDLFARRGRTVSLTPAGRTFLGSVERALAEIERAADEVRADADPTTGKVAFGFLHTMGSETVPALIRAFRVDHPRVRFSLVQNYGEAMIERLRSGELDLCLTSPVPDAPDLVGRRLDEQKLRLVVPADHRLASRRRIRLAEAADEAFVTLEPGYGLRRITDDLCRQAGFRPRIAFEGEEAETLRGLVAAGLGVALLPPPAVPRPGVVELTVTAPRAAREIGVAWLDGHPDTPPVAAFKKFLLSRRGNLLPE